The Iamia majanohamensis genome window below encodes:
- a CDS encoding DUF5054 domain-containing protein codes for MPPTAPKPGPPVVHLVAKTHLDVGFTATEAEVVDTFVESYIPAALALGAELRARGGPERFVWTTGSWIVDTYLERTDAAGRAAAEAAIEAGDLAWLAVPFTLHTELCDPALVEAGLEVAARLDHRFGRRTVAAKMTDVPGHTRGLVPLLAAAGVELLHVGANPVATVPDVPPAFRWRSPDGSEVVVVQQSGYGDLTGVAGCPDHLSFARTGDNQGPPTVEEVLATFADLRARVPGAEVRGSTLDAFAEALRPVRAGLPVVTAEIGDTWIHGVGSDPQKVAALRELLRARRSWLAAGMVAPDDSRLRGFHEHLLLVAEHTWGLDEKTHLPDRERWSRDDLPALRAEDRTRAYEASWDEQRAHIDAAVAAIDSDGLRKAAAAALDVLRSPLPDWSRGTEVAPEALVRLGCWELVVDPVTGALTHLVDRVSGRVLADADHPVGLLAHQAFDGADYARWWDGYVRSAPEDEWWAREDNLKPGIDAAGARAAWWEPRGATTWVGERWSARTGLEALDGPGTDAPTGPDGAADVGAGLRRARGPSAADLLASVGPPPGPQPGPVDVRALVVELALPAEAHERSGAPEVAVLTLTDVSPPEGPSTLRLDLRWDDKPANRLPEATWVGVRPVVADPDAMVLDKLGQDVSPLDVEAGGGRHLHAVGEGVRWPGPEGTVALRTLDAPLVAPGRPSLLDPDPAPLDLAGGAWVCLHDNVWGTNFPMWSEGRARFRFDLAWLPADPA; via the coding sequence GTGCCCCCGACCGCCCCGAAGCCCGGCCCGCCCGTCGTCCACCTCGTCGCCAAGACCCACCTCGACGTGGGCTTCACCGCCACCGAGGCCGAGGTCGTCGACACCTTCGTCGAGTCCTACATCCCCGCCGCCTTGGCCCTCGGGGCCGAGCTGCGGGCCCGGGGCGGGCCCGAGCGGTTCGTGTGGACGACCGGGTCGTGGATCGTCGACACGTACCTGGAGCGCACCGACGCCGCCGGCCGGGCCGCGGCCGAGGCGGCCATCGAGGCGGGCGACCTGGCCTGGCTCGCGGTGCCCTTCACCCTCCACACCGAGCTCTGCGACCCCGCCCTGGTCGAGGCCGGCCTGGAGGTGGCAGCCCGCCTCGACCACCGGTTCGGGCGGCGCACGGTGGCGGCCAAGATGACCGACGTCCCGGGCCACACCCGCGGCCTGGTGCCCCTGCTGGCCGCAGCGGGGGTCGAGCTCCTCCACGTGGGGGCCAACCCGGTGGCCACGGTGCCCGACGTGCCCCCGGCGTTCCGGTGGCGCAGCCCCGACGGGTCCGAGGTGGTGGTGGTCCAGCAGTCGGGCTACGGCGACCTCACGGGCGTCGCCGGCTGCCCCGACCACCTCTCCTTCGCCCGCACGGGGGACAACCAGGGCCCGCCCACCGTCGAGGAGGTCCTGGCCACCTTCGCCGACCTGCGGGCCCGCGTGCCGGGCGCGGAGGTGCGGGGCTCGACCCTCGACGCCTTCGCCGAGGCGCTCCGGCCGGTGCGGGCCGGGCTGCCCGTGGTCACTGCGGAGATCGGCGACACGTGGATCCACGGGGTGGGGTCGGACCCGCAGAAGGTGGCGGCCCTCCGCGAGCTGCTGCGGGCCCGCCGGTCGTGGCTCGCGGCCGGCATGGTGGCGCCCGACGACTCCCGGCTGCGGGGCTTCCACGAGCACCTCCTGCTCGTGGCCGAGCACACCTGGGGCCTCGACGAGAAGACCCACCTGCCCGACCGCGAGCGCTGGTCCCGCGACGACCTGCCCGCCCTGCGGGCCGAGGACCGCACCCGTGCCTACGAGGCGTCGTGGGACGAGCAGCGAGCGCACATCGACGCAGCCGTCGCCGCCATCGACAGCGACGGGCTGCGGAAGGCGGCCGCCGCCGCCCTCGACGTCCTGCGCTCGCCCCTGCCGGACTGGAGCCGGGGCACCGAGGTCGCCCCCGAGGCGCTGGTGCGGCTCGGGTGCTGGGAGCTGGTGGTCGACCCCGTCACCGGCGCCCTGACCCACCTGGTCGACCGGGTGTCGGGTCGGGTCCTCGCCGACGCCGACCACCCCGTCGGCCTGCTCGCCCACCAGGCGTTCGACGGGGCCGACTACGCCCGCTGGTGGGACGGCTACGTCCGCAGCGCACCCGAGGACGAGTGGTGGGCCCGGGAGGACAACCTCAAGCCCGGCATCGACGCCGCCGGCGCCCGCGCCGCCTGGTGGGAGCCGCGTGGCGCCACCACCTGGGTGGGGGAGCGGTGGTCGGCGCGCACCGGCCTCGAGGCCCTGGACGGGCCGGGCACGGACGCGCCGACCGGGCCCGACGGCGCAGCCGACGTCGGGGCCGGCCTGCGCCGGGCCCGGGGCCCCTCGGCCGCGGACCTGCTGGCGTCGGTCGGGCCGCCCCCGGGCCCGCAGCCCGGGCCCGTCGACGTCCGAGCCCTCGTCGTCGAGCTGGCCCTGCCCGCCGAGGCCCACGAGCGCTCCGGGGCGCCGGAGGTCGCGGTGCTGACCCTCACCGACGTGAGCCCGCCGGAGGGCCCCTCCACGCTGCGCCTCGACCTGCGCTGGGACGACAAGCCGGCCAACCGCCTCCCCGAGGCGACGTGGGTGGGCGTGCGGCCGGTGGTGGCCGACCCCGACGCCATGGTGCTCGACAAGCTGGGCCAGGACGTCAGCCCCCTCGACGTGGAGGCCGGCGGCGGGCGGCACCTCCACGCCGTGGGGGAGGGCGTCCGGTGGCCCGGTCCCGAGGGCACGGTGGCCCTGCGCACCCTCGACGCCCCGCTGGTGGCCCCGGGCCGTCCGTCGCTCCTCGACCCCGACCCGGCGCCGCTCGACCTCGCCGGCGGCGCCTGGGTGTGCCTCCACGACAACGTCTGGGGCACCAACTTCCCCATGTGGTCCGAGGGTCGGGCCCGCTTCCGCTTCGACCTGGCCTGGCTGCCCGCCGACCCCGCCTGA
- a CDS encoding DUF998 domain-containing protein — MTASAVPSVRRRPDLTGLGLVLGPVAFIGAWATAGARTPGYVPTRDAISRTAAVGAPERPLMTAGFLAFAACAAVGSVALRRHVPGPAWIATAVNAAATVGVAASPLERSDLVDAAHTVTATTGYVSLALTPLLAARPLAEAGHRGLARASVATGVAVGACLAATAGLESSGLPQRVGLTIGDAWLIAAGLAIVSGHTLRPGGGTGPAPAVRAGP, encoded by the coding sequence GTGACCGCCTCCGCAGTGCCCTCCGTCCGTCGGCGCCCGGACCTGACCGGGCTCGGGCTGGTGCTCGGGCCGGTGGCGTTCATCGGGGCGTGGGCCACGGCCGGCGCCCGCACGCCGGGCTACGTGCCGACGCGGGACGCCATCAGCCGCACGGCCGCCGTCGGGGCGCCGGAGCGGCCGCTCATGACCGCCGGGTTCCTCGCCTTCGCCGCCTGCGCGGCCGTGGGCTCGGTGGCGCTGCGCCGCCACGTGCCCGGGCCTGCGTGGATCGCCACCGCCGTGAACGCGGCGGCCACCGTCGGGGTCGCCGCATCCCCCCTGGAGCGCTCCGACCTGGTCGATGCCGCCCACACCGTGACGGCCACGACCGGCTACGTGTCGCTGGCCCTCACCCCGCTGCTGGCCGCCCGCCCCCTGGCCGAGGCCGGCCACCGCGGCCTGGCCCGGGCCTCGGTGGCCACGGGGGTCGCGGTGGGCGCCTGCCTGGCCGCCACCGCGGGCCTGGAGTCCTCCGGCCTGCCCCAGCGGGTCGGCCTCACCATCGGCGACGCCTGGCTCATCGCCGCCGGCCTGGCCATCGTGTCGGGCCACACGCTCCGCCCCGGGGGCGGGACCGGGCCTGCGCCCGCGGTCCGGGCCGGGCCCTGA
- the ettA gene encoding energy-dependent translational throttle protein EttA, translating into MSSAQFIYTMQKVGRFHPPDREVLKDISLSFYPGAKIGVLGANGAGKSSLLRVMAGVDDGYTGEARLSPGFSVGLLEQEPHLDETKDVKGNVMDGVAEVAGLLEAYDACLAKYADPDADYEKIGEEQAKLEAEISAKGANDLDRKIEVAMDALRLPPGDAEVAPLSGGERRRVALCRLLLSAPDLLLLDEPTNHLDAESVAWLERFLRDYAGTVVAITHDRYFLDNVAGWILELDRGRGIPFQGNYSSWLEQKQARMAQEDKADSARARTLAHELEWVRMAPKARQAKGKARLQAYEKLLAESKEAEGRGGDLQITIPSGDRLGDQVIEVEHLSKGYGDRLLIDDLTFSLPKAGIVGVIGGNGVGKTTLFRMLTGGEDPDEGSIKVGSTVQLAYVDQSRQTLDPEKTIYEEITGGRDDLEIGGRSVNGRAHVASFNFKGSDQQKKVGVLSGGERNRVHLAKVLSEGGNVLLLDEPTNDLDVDTLRALEDGLESFPGCAVVISHDRWFLDRIATHILAFEGDSQVRWFEGNFSEYEARRKEELGAAADQPHRIKYKPLAR; encoded by the coding sequence ATGTCCTCGGCGCAGTTCATCTACACGATGCAGAAGGTGGGGCGGTTCCACCCGCCCGACCGCGAGGTCCTGAAGGACATCTCGCTGTCGTTCTACCCGGGCGCCAAGATCGGCGTGCTGGGCGCCAACGGCGCCGGGAAGTCGTCGCTGCTGCGGGTCATGGCCGGCGTCGACGACGGCTACACCGGCGAGGCCCGCCTCTCCCCCGGCTTCAGCGTCGGCCTGCTCGAGCAGGAGCCCCACCTGGACGAGACCAAGGACGTGAAGGGCAACGTCATGGACGGCGTGGCCGAGGTGGCCGGGCTGCTGGAGGCCTACGACGCCTGCCTGGCCAAGTACGCCGACCCCGACGCCGACTACGAGAAGATCGGCGAGGAGCAGGCGAAGCTGGAGGCCGAGATCTCGGCCAAGGGGGCCAACGACCTCGACCGCAAGATCGAGGTGGCCATGGACGCCCTGCGCCTGCCGCCCGGCGACGCCGAGGTCGCCCCCCTCTCCGGCGGCGAGCGCCGGCGGGTCGCCCTGTGCCGCCTCCTCCTGTCGGCCCCCGACCTGCTGCTCCTCGACGAGCCCACCAACCACCTCGATGCCGAGTCGGTCGCCTGGCTGGAGCGCTTCCTGCGCGACTACGCGGGCACCGTCGTGGCCATCACCCACGACCGCTACTTCCTCGACAACGTGGCCGGCTGGATCCTCGAGCTCGACCGGGGCCGGGGCATCCCGTTCCAGGGCAACTACTCCTCCTGGCTGGAGCAGAAGCAGGCCCGGATGGCCCAGGAGGACAAGGCCGACAGCGCCCGGGCCCGCACCCTGGCCCACGAGCTGGAGTGGGTCCGCATGGCCCCCAAGGCCCGCCAGGCCAAGGGCAAGGCGCGCCTCCAGGCCTACGAGAAGCTGCTGGCCGAGTCCAAGGAGGCCGAGGGCCGGGGCGGGGACCTCCAGATCACCATCCCCTCCGGCGACCGCCTGGGCGACCAGGTGATCGAGGTCGAGCACCTGTCGAAGGGCTACGGCGACCGCCTGCTGATCGACGACCTCACCTTCTCGCTGCCCAAGGCGGGCATCGTGGGCGTCATCGGCGGCAACGGCGTGGGCAAGACCACCCTGTTCCGCATGCTCACCGGCGGCGAGGACCCCGACGAGGGCAGCATCAAGGTCGGCTCCACAGTCCAGCTGGCCTACGTCGACCAGAGCCGCCAGACCCTCGACCCCGAGAAGACCATCTACGAGGAGATCACCGGCGGCCGCGACGACCTGGAGATCGGCGGCCGCTCGGTCAACGGACGGGCCCACGTGGCCTCGTTCAACTTCAAGGGCTCCGACCAGCAGAAGAAGGTGGGGGTGCTCTCCGGCGGTGAGCGCAACCGGGTGCACCTGGCCAAGGTGCTCTCCGAGGGCGGCAACGTGCTGCTCCTCGACGAGCCCACCAACGACCTCGACGTCGACACCCTGCGCGCCCTCGAGGACGGCCTGGAGTCGTTCCCGGGCTGCGCCGTGGTCATCAGCCACGACCGCTGGTTCCTCGACCGCATCGCCACCCACATCCTCGCCTTCGAGGGCGACAGCCAGGTGCGGTGGTTCGAGGGCAACTTCAGCGAGTACGAGGCCCGCCGCAAGGAGGAGCTGGGCGCGGCCGCCGACCAGCCCCACCGCATCAAGTACAAGCCCCTGGCCCGGTAG
- a CDS encoding glycoside hydrolase family 36 protein: MIAVGRDGAVDLGGEVASLRATLPRVTYRVAGRPAALAPTRLDGPPDGPWTAEDAHLRITLAARPAAAPGVDGTVLRLSVTVVGDRPVRLDDATLLATGGPGGLRLGAGPASWSLYRNGWNSWSNARAFTFDEADGDPWLFAIADTTLDPETPRRREPGRFRSELVTALADREGSGGLVLGFVGGARCLSVVDVAAEVPGGALPHDDPGPGRLVELSATCRFDGTTVDPGATTTTEDLLVADGPDPVGLLEGWAAALGAAQSARVPARPPHGWCSWYYHYAKVTEADVRRALAAADGVAADVPLGYVMVDDGHQQAIGDWLATNHKFPSGMAALAADIRATGRDAGIWIAPFLVDPDSDVARAHPDWLLRDEAGEPVTALWNQIWNLRKRQQVLDCTRPDVVAHLEEVARTLARDWGYRVLKLDFCFAAALPGVRHDPGRTRAQALRAGLDAVRRGAGDDAVLIGCGLPLGPAVGVVDAMRIGTDVAPAWGGKVTRWAFSDQGGISTRIAMRNTLTRAFLHGHLWSNDPDCVMVRTDRTRLTEAEVRFLVAAVGLTDGMVVSSDRLDKVPPERLDLLRLCHELSGGRCRVVDLFAGPEPETVVSVKADEVLWGRFHWGDAPTAVSVDLDGPHWDGLGLARPTQVVEAFTGATLPVDGTRVDLGVLDPHDVRVLRLPR; this comes from the coding sequence ATGATCGCAGTGGGCCGCGACGGTGCCGTCGACCTGGGCGGCGAGGTGGCCTCGCTGCGGGCCACCCTCCCCCGGGTCACCTACCGCGTCGCGGGCCGGCCGGCCGCCCTCGCCCCCACCCGCCTGGACGGCCCGCCCGACGGGCCCTGGACCGCCGAGGACGCGCACCTGCGGATCACCCTCGCCGCCCGCCCGGCGGCGGCGCCGGGGGTCGACGGCACCGTGCTGCGCCTGAGCGTCACCGTCGTCGGCGACCGCCCGGTCCGCCTCGACGACGCCACGCTGCTGGCCACCGGGGGTCCCGGTGGCCTCCGCCTGGGCGCCGGCCCGGCCTCGTGGTCGCTGTACCGCAACGGCTGGAACAGCTGGTCCAACGCCCGGGCGTTCACCTTCGACGAGGCCGACGGCGACCCCTGGCTGTTCGCCATCGCCGACACGACCCTCGACCCCGAGACCCCCCGCCGCCGCGAGCCGGGCCGCTTCCGCAGCGAGCTCGTCACCGCCCTGGCCGACCGGGAGGGCTCCGGCGGCCTGGTGCTCGGCTTCGTCGGCGGGGCTCGCTGCCTCTCGGTGGTCGACGTGGCCGCCGAGGTGCCCGGCGGGGCCCTCCCCCACGACGACCCCGGCCCCGGCCGCCTGGTCGAGCTGTCCGCCACCTGTCGCTTCGACGGCACCACCGTCGACCCCGGTGCGACCACCACCACCGAGGACCTGCTCGTCGCCGACGGGCCCGACCCCGTCGGCCTCCTCGAGGGCTGGGCCGCGGCGCTGGGCGCGGCCCAGTCGGCCCGGGTCCCGGCCCGCCCGCCCCACGGCTGGTGCTCCTGGTACTACCACTACGCCAAGGTGACCGAGGCCGACGTGCGCCGGGCCCTGGCGGCGGCCGACGGGGTCGCCGCCGACGTGCCCCTCGGCTACGTGATGGTCGACGACGGCCACCAGCAGGCCATCGGCGACTGGCTCGCCACCAACCACAAGTTCCCGTCGGGGATGGCCGCCCTGGCCGCCGACATCCGGGCCACGGGTCGCGACGCCGGCATCTGGATCGCCCCGTTCCTGGTCGACCCGGACAGCGACGTGGCCCGCGCCCACCCGGACTGGCTGCTGCGGGACGAGGCCGGCGAGCCCGTGACCGCCCTCTGGAACCAGATCTGGAACCTCCGGAAGCGCCAGCAGGTCCTCGACTGCACCCGCCCCGACGTGGTCGCCCACCTGGAGGAGGTGGCCCGCACCCTGGCCCGGGACTGGGGCTACCGGGTGCTGAAGCTCGACTTCTGCTTCGCCGCCGCCCTCCCCGGCGTCCGCCACGACCCCGGCCGCACCCGGGCCCAGGCCCTGCGGGCCGGCCTCGACGCGGTGCGGCGGGGGGCGGGCGACGACGCCGTGCTCATCGGCTGCGGGCTCCCGCTCGGCCCCGCCGTGGGCGTGGTGGACGCCATGCGCATCGGCACCGACGTGGCCCCGGCCTGGGGCGGGAAGGTCACCCGCTGGGCCTTCAGCGACCAGGGCGGCATCAGCACCCGCATCGCCATGCGCAACACCCTCACCCGGGCGTTCCTGCACGGCCACCTGTGGTCGAACGACCCGGACTGCGTGATGGTCCGCACCGACCGCACCCGGCTCACCGAGGCCGAGGTCCGGTTCCTCGTCGCGGCCGTGGGCCTGACCGACGGCATGGTCGTGTCCTCCGACCGCCTCGACAAGGTGCCGCCCGAGCGCCTCGACCTGCTGCGGCTCTGCCACGAGCTGTCCGGCGGGCGGTGCCGGGTCGTCGACCTCTTCGCCGGGCCGGAGCCGGAGACCGTGGTGTCGGTGAAGGCCGACGAGGTGCTGTGGGGCCGGTTCCACTGGGGCGACGCCCCGACGGCGGTCTCCGTCGACCTCGACGGACCACATTGGGACGGCCTCGGCCTCGCCCGTCCCACCCAGGTGGTGGAGGCCTTCACCGGGGCGACGCTGCCGGTGGACGGCACCCGGGTCGACCTCGGTGTGCTCGACCCCCACGACGTCCGGGTGCTCCGGCTCCCCCGCTGA